A segment of the Synechococcus sp. MEDNS5 genome:
GAAAGGCCACTAACGCCAAACTGAAATCGGCACTGTTCTTTATGCCGGCCAGCCAGACCGGCTGAAACAGGGCTGCCAGCAACACACCCACGACTGCAGCATTGATGCCCTTCAGGGCGCGTCGCATCGCTTGCAATTTGCCGAGGTCAGTCCAGAACGGAAGAACGCCTCCGATCAATAGAAAAGCCGGAAGAAACAGGGCCATCAGCGCCAGCAGCGCGCCGCCGATGCCCTGCAACCCGCCGCGCAGATCAAAACCGAGGAACGCCGCAAAGCTGAACATGGGACCAGGAACAGCCTGAGCTGCTCCATAGCCGGCCAGAAACTGATCAAGGCTGATCCACCCAGCGGGAACCAGAGACTGTTCGAGCAGAGGAAGCACGACATGACCTCCACCGAACACCAGAGATCCAGCTTGAAGAAACCCAGCCACTTGCTGGATCGCTACCGGTCGGGCCTGCGTTGTGAGCCAGGGCAGGGCCATCAGCAGGCCGATCAGCACCAGCAATAGAAGAATGGCCACGCTTCGGCGCACGGGCACCTTGAGCAGTTCATGGCTCAAGGCGCGATCGTCGGGTGGAGGCAACAGGGTCAGCCCGACGATCGCTCCGATCAGCAAGGCGAGAACCTGAACCCAGGCCAGGGGGACCAACAGTACTAACACAGCTGCAAGAGCCATCAGGCTCGCGCGGCCTCGATCAGGTGCCAGCTTGCGCTGCATGCCGAGCACGGCCTGCGCCACCACGGCAACGGCAGCCACTTTCAAGCCCTGCACCCAGCCTCCTGCCAGCCAGTCCGGATTGGCTGACAGCACTGCCGACGCAATCACCAGCAGGATCGCTGATGGAAAGGTGAATCCGATCCACGCTGCCAAGGCGCCGAGCCACCCCGCGCGCATCAAGCCGATGCCCATCCCAACCTGGGAGCTGGCAGGGCCAGGCAGAAACTGGCAAAGGGCCACGAGGTCGGCATAGGCCGCGTCGGTGAGCCACTGCTCCCGTTGCACGAACCGCTCACGGAAATAGCCGAGGTGGGCAACTGGACCGCCGAAAGACGAGCATCCGAGCAGCAGGAACTGGCGGAACACCTCGATCACGCGCGCCATGGCCAGGAACATCTGGATGATCGGAACCTAGTCAGCTTCTACGCGCAATGCCTCCCGCATCATCCGTTGCACGCGCTCCTGCACGGATTCGTTGGTCATCCGATTGTTCAATCGTTCCACCAGCAGGGGGAAGGCGAGTGGGCCCGGTCGGGGTGTCGGGCAGTGCAGGGTGTCTCCCTGACGGATGCGCCTCAGAGCAGAGCGCAGTCGGGGCAGCTCAAGCTGCTCCTGCAGCACCTCGTCTCTGGCCTGGCGGAGCAGGAGGTTGTTGGGTTCGTGTTTGCTGAACACTTCCCAGAGCAGGGAGCCGCTGATCTGGAGTTGGCCGGTGGATTTGCTCTGGCCCGGGAATCCCTGCACCAGCAGCCCCGCAACCTGGGCAATGCTGCGAAACCGGCGTCGGCACAGTTCCGAGAGGTTCAGGGCCTGTTCCAGATCTTCTTCCAAGGATGTGTCATCGAGGAGCTCGTCGAGATGGTCCTCCAGCAGCTGGTCCATGGGATAGCCCCTCGGCGCAAGCAGTTCAAATCCGTAATCGTTCACCGACACGGTGATCGTTCCCCGCTGAATGCGCGTGAGGCGTGTCGCCCAGAGAAAGCCGAGCCCTTCATGCACAAACCGGCCTTCAAAGGGATAGGCGTACAGGTGCACCCCTTCCCGTGTTCGGCAGGTTTCGATCAGCAACTGATCGCTTTCGGGCAGGGTGGAGAGATCCATCTGGCGCTCAAACAACGGTTCAAGCGCCTTCAATTCCGGTGTATCGAGCTCCCCGC
Coding sequences within it:
- the chrA gene encoding chromate efflux transporter; this translates as MARVIEVFRQFLLLGCSSFGGPVAHLGYFRERFVQREQWLTDAAYADLVALCQFLPGPASSQVGMGIGLMRAGWLGALAAWIGFTFPSAILLVIASAVLSANPDWLAGGWVQGLKVAAVAVVAQAVLGMQRKLAPDRGRASLMALAAVLVLLVPLAWVQVLALLIGAIVGLTLLPPPDDRALSHELLKVPVRRSVAILLLLVLIGLLMALPWLTTQARPVAIQQVAGFLQAGSLVFGGGHVVLPLLEQSLVPAGWISLDQFLAGYGAAQAVPGPMFSFAAFLGFDLRGGLQGIGGALLALMALFLPAFLLIGGVLPFWTDLGKLQAMRRALKGINAAVVGVLLAALFQPVWLAGIKNSADFSLALVAFLLLVGWKQPAWRVVVVCGLVGGFALSS